One stretch of Verrucomicrobiia bacterium DNA includes these proteins:
- a CDS encoding 4-alpha-glucanotransferase, whose amino-acid sequence MKLILRLRYYTRLGESLHVTGNIPSLGNNDPSNALPMQYHSHDYWQAVLDLHAAAIPKEGLNYSYVFRDIDGSTNMDWGAGRLITAPMINPVETLILDSWNPAGYPENALYTQPFRDVLLKARDARAASAVPDAATHTFRIKVPGVRPDERVVLLGNVEALGYWDPARGVSMQAIAGDEYLTAHLDLGGALFPIEYKYAIVSASGVIRFESGSNRRVDEGGWNERRVILNDGFIRVPSIDWNGAGVAIPVFSLRSESSWGVGEFRDLQRLADWGAKAGLSLIQILPVNDTTAAHTWVDSYPYAAVSAFALHPLYLNLDEVATRSTRASLKEFAAERKRLNAMPAVDYEAVMTLKWTVIKRLFSLQKEATFRSSAYREFFKASEAWLVPYAVFCALRDEYGTADYRKWPKHRECSPATVADLSSQKSPRHDAVALHYFVQFHLDQQLQAAAAHAHQLGIVLKGDIAIGVARNGADTWQQPELFHLDRQAGAPPDPFAEKGQNWGFPTYNWPRMQEDGFAWWKQRFSQMSRYFDAFRIDHILGFFRIWSIPLDAVEGILGSFDPALSVEPAVFAARGIDYDRQRFVEPFINSVVLEEIFGSSANEVMREFLGRAGADRYALKPEFATQLRVRTHFEKIAANVENKKLEAGLFDLISNVILLEVATAAGPQLHFRFDMAKTSSFRQLDTATQAKLKDLYNDYFFQRQDAFWRDRAMQKLPALKRVTDMLICGEDLGLVPRSVPGVMKDLGLLSLEIQRMPKTPGVSFSRPADAPYLSVVTPSTHDMSTIRGWWTEDPALTQKFYREELQQEGGAPAECSPELNELVVRQHLASPAMWSIFQLQDLMGMDGTLRSADVDAERINIPANPKHYWRYRMHLTLEQLSEAEGFNAKLRGLLDDSGRLRRE is encoded by the coding sequence ATGAAACTGATCCTTCGCCTCCGCTACTACACGCGTCTCGGGGAAAGTCTGCATGTCACCGGAAATATCCCCTCGCTCGGCAACAACGATCCGAGCAACGCGCTGCCAATGCAGTATCACAGCCACGATTATTGGCAGGCTGTGCTGGACTTGCACGCAGCGGCGATTCCCAAGGAGGGCCTGAACTACAGTTATGTTTTTCGCGACATCGACGGCAGCACCAACATGGATTGGGGTGCTGGGCGGCTTATCACGGCACCCATGATCAACCCAGTTGAAACGCTGATCCTCGACTCGTGGAACCCCGCGGGATATCCGGAGAACGCCTTGTACACACAGCCGTTTCGCGACGTGCTGTTAAAGGCTAGGGATGCGCGGGCGGCATCAGCCGTTCCGGATGCCGCCACCCACACCTTCAGGATCAAGGTCCCCGGCGTTCGGCCTGACGAACGCGTGGTTCTGCTCGGCAATGTGGAAGCCCTCGGTTACTGGGATCCAGCTCGCGGCGTTTCGATGCAGGCAATTGCAGGAGATGAATACCTGACAGCGCATCTCGATCTGGGTGGCGCGTTGTTTCCGATCGAATACAAATACGCCATCGTCAGCGCGAGCGGCGTTATTCGGTTTGAAAGCGGCAGCAATCGGAGAGTCGATGAAGGAGGATGGAACGAACGGCGCGTAATACTAAACGACGGCTTTATCAGGGTTCCCTCGATCGACTGGAATGGCGCAGGCGTTGCCATTCCGGTTTTCAGCCTTCGCTCAGAATCCAGTTGGGGAGTGGGCGAGTTCCGCGATCTTCAGCGACTTGCGGATTGGGGTGCGAAGGCCGGCCTTTCTCTCATACAGATCCTTCCAGTCAACGATACAACCGCGGCGCACACGTGGGTCGATTCCTATCCTTATGCCGCGGTATCCGCCTTTGCCTTGCATCCGCTTTATCTGAACCTCGATGAAGTCGCGACACGGTCCACCCGCGCATCGTTGAAGGAGTTTGCAGCGGAACGAAAACGGCTCAATGCGATGCCCGCCGTGGATTACGAAGCGGTTATGACGCTGAAATGGACAGTGATCAAACGCCTGTTCTCGTTGCAGAAGGAAGCGACCTTTCGCAGTTCCGCCTATCGCGAGTTTTTCAAGGCAAGTGAAGCCTGGCTTGTCCCGTATGCCGTGTTCTGTGCGTTGCGGGACGAATACGGCACAGCCGATTATCGAAAATGGCCAAAGCATCGCGAATGCAGCCCCGCAACGGTGGCCGACCTGAGTTCGCAGAAGTCGCCGCGGCATGATGCCGTCGCGCTGCATTACTTCGTGCAGTTCCATCTGGATCAGCAACTGCAAGCTGCAGCCGCGCACGCGCATCAGCTTGGAATCGTGCTGAAAGGTGACATCGCGATTGGTGTTGCGCGGAATGGCGCTGACACGTGGCAGCAGCCAGAGCTGTTTCATCTGGACCGGCAGGCCGGCGCGCCGCCGGATCCGTTTGCCGAGAAGGGACAGAACTGGGGCTTTCCCACCTACAACTGGCCGCGAATGCAGGAGGATGGATTCGCCTGGTGGAAGCAGCGTTTCTCGCAAATGTCGCGCTATTTCGACGCGTTCCGCATCGATCACATCCTGGGTTTTTTTCGCATCTGGAGTATTCCACTCGACGCCGTGGAAGGGATTCTCGGTTCGTTTGATCCCGCATTGTCCGTCGAACCGGCGGTGTTTGCCGCGCGTGGCATTGATTACGATCGGCAACGGTTCGTCGAGCCGTTCATCAATAGCGTGGTGCTCGAAGAAATCTTTGGCTCATCCGCTAATGAAGTGATGCGAGAGTTCCTCGGGAGAGCCGGCGCTGATCGCTATGCTTTGAAACCGGAATTTGCAACGCAGCTTCGAGTGCGAACCCATTTTGAAAAGATTGCTGCGAACGTGGAAAACAAGAAGCTGGAGGCAGGACTGTTCGACCTCATCAGCAATGTGATATTGCTGGAAGTGGCAACCGCTGCTGGACCGCAATTGCACTTCCGATTCGACATGGCGAAGACATCGTCGTTCCGGCAGTTGGACACAGCAACTCAGGCGAAGTTGAAGGATTTGTATAACGACTATTTTTTCCAGAGACAGGATGCGTTTTGGCGGGATCGAGCGATGCAAAAACTTCCCGCGCTGAAACGGGTCACGGACATGCTGATCTGCGGCGAAGACCTTGGGCTTGTTCCGCGATCTGTTCCTGGCGTGATGAAGGATCTGGGCTTGCTGAGCCTGGAGATTCAGCGCATGCCCAAGACGCCGGGCGTGTCGTTCTCGCGGCCTGCGGATGCGCCGTACCTGAGCGTCGTCACGCCATCGACGCATGACATGAGCACGATTCGTGGCTGGTGGACGGAAGATCCAGCGTTGACCCAGAAATTTTACCGAGAGGAATTGCAGCAGGAGGGAGGTGCCCCGGCCGAATGTTCACCGGAACTCAACGAACTGGTCGTGCGACAGCATCTGGCTTCTCCCGCGATGTGGAGCATTTTTCAGCTTCAGGATTTGATGGGAATGGATGGAACGTTGCGGAGTGCTGACGTCGATGCGGAGCGCATCAATATTCCGGCGAACCCGAAGCATTATTGGCGGTATCGGATGCACTTGACGCTGGAGCAGCTTTCGGAGGCGGAGGGGTTCAATGCAAAACTGCGCGGGTTGCTTGATGACTCTGGTCGGTTGCGGCGCGAGTAG
- a CDS encoding CorA family divalent cation transporter codes for MITPPTWSLPEAIRVRLGQSTFGRQRAIVEDGHLLLILNQPPGPDDRDREAALFWRTPKGEWQFSRGGPGPGSLKRFLQSYTDLEASLAQQYDVATDTRSLFELIESLTPLVRSARNLHQALQTARDEIGNDTFLIEMRDQAYALERNLDLLLEDCRNALQYRTARESEVQARLSKQALQASHRLNILAALFFPLTAVASLFGMNLAHGIDDTQVIYFWIVAAVSLVLGFVMKSWVLGKQKDDEKPDKPN; via the coding sequence ATGATCACACCTCCCACCTGGTCCCTTCCCGAAGCCATCCGCGTTCGCCTGGGTCAATCCACATTCGGACGCCAGCGCGCGATCGTCGAAGATGGCCACCTGCTCCTTATTCTAAATCAGCCGCCGGGACCCGACGATCGCGATCGCGAAGCCGCGTTGTTCTGGAGGACGCCGAAGGGTGAATGGCAGTTCAGCCGGGGCGGGCCGGGTCCCGGAAGCCTCAAGCGGTTCCTTCAGTCGTATACCGATCTCGAGGCCAGCCTCGCACAGCAATACGATGTCGCGACCGATACGCGGTCACTCTTCGAGTTGATTGAATCCCTCACGCCGCTTGTCCGATCCGCCCGAAACCTGCACCAGGCGCTGCAAACAGCCCGTGATGAAATCGGCAATGACACGTTTCTCATCGAAATGCGCGACCAGGCCTATGCCCTTGAACGCAACCTGGACCTGCTGCTGGAGGATTGCCGCAATGCACTGCAATATCGCACCGCGCGTGAAAGCGAGGTTCAGGCGCGGCTCTCAAAGCAAGCCCTCCAAGCCAGTCACCGCCTTAATATCCTCGCGGCGCTCTTCTTCCCCCTGACAGCTGTCGCAAGTCTATTCGGCATGAATCTCGCCCACGGAATCGACGATACGCAGGTCATTTATTTTTGGATCGTGGCAGCGGTTTCCCTGGTTCTTGGTTTTGTGATGAAGTCCTGGGTGCTCGGGAAACAAAAGGACGACGAAAAGCCGGACAAGCCAAACTGA